A region from the Metopolophium dirhodum isolate CAU chromosome 9, ASM1992520v1, whole genome shotgun sequence genome encodes:
- the LOC132951987 gene encoding superkiller complex protein 3, which produces MDKTNIKQQLKLAKEEFMRKNFSDAAKMCKTILKNDPKNISGLILYGASLLEMPSKKDESIEQFQKVIDFSPNNLFAWQGIEQYYEKCDKLTVSQQLFYTYANLLSLETDGTKCKTRAKKCIELWKNYKTKLDLGIFVSTVLPTVEKEEITPQFLAICRVLAEFPFTEDTSPLDEHLEKIYLALCEDDSFDQRFEIYCKLIPVLKSKGKRQQLVDLCEKMLSLYNNNAIAINYFCESFISNYIKTITEPEDDILKLIDKMSSSIMERCEVLLLAQPTNPNSIIAKSIALRRLNEFEESRKLLRKVLQVTSRSWQSWFLLTEIQINIHCYDDVIRCVQQAKKILKPTFSCYQTMLMWEIEANCCSRLCCTVQGRQLAIDMLNENSNNKLIEYIIIASCNLNDQKTAKNYLNTLQNKCDRDDKFIFLEALYFNEFGQLDEALQSLKSINNLTADVDSLLLFGNVLWKQRQFSEAGKLYLEASRISPYRCDLITKLGHYYREIKHLPVAMNCYEKSVVLNPDDEENGLALSDIYHTLSKLKEQEALLNYLKTSKNIKWASLRLGVHYLKLKKYEDAVDNFQIATKHDPNNATYYECLGDALLGRESLIGAKLTYSKCIEIDPSLLYPKLQIAKIEYRIGQVDSSIQLFYKIVNSYSNDFIALFETAKMFIEHAKSIFVCQVHTSYDLCKNACEYLYKALLIDNRYALLWKLFGDLCLFMAAMPKELSFIYLPSNIFNKSQESYEVRDLQLYTYSRRCYSQALNITSKKMSLNPAQKYIWYDLAKCYLTNALNTDIDKNERIEFKSKAELAIKKCLSLDPKNKDFWNTMGIIEAIEEIKNEHLSYNCFVKSLEIEINAIAYNNLAIKCMIHNDVNLAQEAFTLSQHIEPTLINSWVGQGLLTRFENPVMSSDLFYHSTTLGFHEESICNYTEANIQHNIKADTEVLTPTHQIHHNIDLLIWLTSKNPKNGWAQNALSILYRYSGLYKNAIKAAEKAEQYCTPETQIGMQRNMAISLLKGKCYQEAIVKYQQIKSMNLYDKFGIALAFYKTGQYQEAYATYESLTENKSDMNIVSMAFLAMAAIAFSNHEDYDKATTLFLKSIQSNTANIQALLATFALGIVTRKSSLSRTILQELISHKSDPLFFKDIIRFETYFYYLNRQPNISLKLISRCVHIHPDNAHLWVNLGLILLNYYMANESQRKRGLGSHIFTCATVISNKTWELENALVLTTICNLFEGELKTCLRNVLKAIHLYPTSSELWTVLLNTIYCRGDIEDAELIKSHIKFVVNNLNPNEILKCNLLKLETHIP; this is translated from the coding sequence ATGGATAAGACCAACATTAAACAACAGTTGAAACTTGCAAAAGAAGAATTTATGAGAAAAAACTTTTCTGATGCAGCAAAAATGTGCAAAACAATCTTAAAGAATGATCCGAAAAATATTTCTGGTTTGATTCTTTATGGCGCCAGTCTTCTAGAAATGCCATCGAAAAAAGATGAATCCATTGAACAGTTCCAAAAAGTCATTGACTTTTctcctaataatttatttgcttGGCAAGGCATTGAGCAATACTACGAGAAATGTGATAAGCTTACAGTTTCTCAACAGTTATTCTACACATATGCAAATTTATTGAGTTTAGAAACTGATGGGACCAAGTGTAAAACACgtgctaaaaaatgtattgaactttggaaaaattataaaacaaagctGGATTTAGGAATTTTTGTATCAACTGTCTTACCAACAGTTGAAAAGGAAGAAATAACACCACAGTTCTTGGCTATATGTAGGGTCTTAGCAGAGTTTCCATTCACAGAAGACACTTCTCCCTTAGATgaacatttagaaaaaatttatcTAGCATTGTGTGAAGATGATAGTTTTGATCaaagatttgaaatttattgCAAACTAATTCCTGTACTAAAATCTAAAGGGAAAAGGCAACAACTTGTAGACTTATGTGAAAAAATGTTATccttatataataacaatgctattgcaataaattatttctgTGAATCATTCATCAGCAATTATATTAAGACAATAACTGAACCGGAAGATGATATACTGAAATTAATTGACAAAATGAGTTCATCAATTATGGAAAGATGTGAAGTATTACTACTGGCACAACCAACAAATCCAAATTCAATAATAGCCAAAAGCATTGCTTTGAGAAGATTAAACGAATTTGAAGAAAGTCGTAAATTGTTACGTAAAGTTCTTCAAGTTACCAGTCGTTCATGGCAATCGTGGTTTTTACTAACAGAAATTCAAATCAATATTCATTGCTATGATGATGTAATACGATGTGTTCAacaagcaaaaaaaattttgaaaccaACATTTTCCTGTTATCAGACTATGCTTATGTGGGAAATTGAAGCTAACTGTTGTTCCCGGCTATGCTGTACTGTACAAGGACGTCAGTTGGCTATTGATATGTTGAATgagaattcaaataataaactaattgagTATATTATCATAGCTAGTTGTAATTTAAACGATCAAAAAACggcaaaaaactatttaaatacattacaaaataaatgtgataGAGATGATAAATTTATCTTTTTAGaagcattatattttaacgaatttGGGCAACTTGATGAAGCTTTACAATCTTTAAAaagcattaataatttaacagcCGATGTAGATTCATTGCTACTTTTTGGTAATGTATTGTGGAAACAGAGACAATTTTCTGAGGCTGGAAAGTTGTACTTGGAAGCTTCTCGGATTTCTCCTTATAGATGTGACTTAATTACAAAGTTAGGACATTATTACAgagaaataaaacatttacctGTTGCTATGAATTGCTATGAAAAATCTGTTGTCCTCAATCCTGATGATGAAGAAAATGGTCTTGCCTTATCAGATATATACCATACTTTATCAAAGTTAAAAGAACAAGAAGCGTTGTTAAACTATCTgaaaacatcaaaaaatatcAAGTGGGCTTCTTTAAGATTAGGTGTTcactatttgaaattaaaaaaatatgaagatgCTGTTGACAACTTTCAAATTGCTACTAAACATGATCCAAATAATGCAACCTATTATGAATGTCTAGGTGATGCTCTTTTAGGACGAGAATCACTGATTGGTGCAAAACTTACATACTCTAAATGTATAGAAATTGATCCATCTCTTTTATATCCAAAACTACAAATCGCTAAAATTGAATATCGTATTGGTCAAGTGGATTctagtattcaattattttacaaaattgtaaaCTCTTATTCTAATGATTTTATTGCATTATTTGAAACTGCAAAAATGTTTATAGAACATGCCAAGTCAATTTTTGTTTGTCAGGTACATACAAGCTATGATTTATGCAAAAATGCTTGTGAATACTTGTACAAGGCATTGTTGATAGATAATCGATATGCACTGCTTTGGAAATTGTTTGGAGATTTATGTCTATTTATGGCAGCGATGCCCAAAGAActatcttttatatatttaccatctaatatatttaacaaaagcCAAGAAAGTTATGAGGTGAGAGACCTACAACTTTATACTTATTCTAGGAGATGTTATTCACAAGCATTAAATATAACATCTAAAAAAATGTCGTTAAATCCTGCACAAAAATATATCTGGTACGATTTAGCTAAATGTTATTTGACAAATGCACTAAACACagatattgataaaaatgaacGAATAGAATTTAAATCCAAAGCAGAATTGGCTATTAAAAAATGCTTATCATTAGatccaaaaaacaaagatttttGGAACACAATGGGAATCATTGAGGCTATTGAAGAGATCAAAAATGAACATCTCAGTTATAACTGTTTTGTTAAATCTTTGGAAATTGAAATAAATGCAATTGCTTATAATAACTTGGCCATCAAATGTATGATTCACAATGATGTAAATCTTGCTCAGGAAGCTTTTACTTTGAGTCAACATATTGAACCAACCCTTATAAATAGTTGGGTTGGGCAAGGTTTACTGACTAGATTTGAAAATCCTGTAATGTCATCTGACTTATTTTATCATTCAACCACATTAGGATTTCACGAAGAGAGTATTTGCAATTATACTGAAGCaaacatacaacataatattaaagctgATACAGAAGTATTAACACCAACTCATcaaattcatcataatattgatttactTATTTGGCTTACATCTAAAAATCCCAAAAATGGTTGGGCACAGAATGCACTGTCAATATTGTACAGATATTCTGGCTTGTATAAAAATGCTATTAAAGCTGCAGAAAAGGCTGAACAATATTGTACGCCTGAAACACAAATAGGCATGCAAAGGAACATGGCTATTAGTCTTCTTAAAGGAAAATGTTATCAAGAAGCTATAGTCAAATACCAACAAATTAAATCAATGAATTTATATGATAAGTTTGGAATTGCATTAGCATTTTATAAGACTGGTCAGTACCAAGAAGCATATGCTACTTATGAATCGTTGACTGAAAATAAATCTGATATGAATATTGTATCAATGGCTTTCCTTGCTATGGCTGCAATAGCTTTTAGTAATCACGAAGACTACGATAAAGCCACAACGTTGTTCTTGAAGAGTATACAAAGTAACACAGCTAACATACAGGCACTATTGGCTACATTTGCACTGGGAATCGTAACTCGTAAAAGTAGTCTGTCTAGAACTATCTTGCAAGAATTGATATCGCATAAGAGTGATCCTTTATTCTTTAAAGATATTATTCGATTCGAAACATATTTCTACTACTTGAATCGTCAACCaaatatatcattgaaattaATCAGCCGTTGTGTTCACATTCACCCTGATAACGCTCATCTGTGGGTAAACTTgggtttaattttattgaattactaTATGGCCAATGAGTCCCAGCGCAAAAGAGGACTAGGTTCTCATATTTTTACATGTGCTACAGTTATCAGCAATAAAACGTGGGAACTCGAAAATGCATTAGTTCTGACTACTATTTGCAACCTGTTTGAAGGAGAATTGAAAACGTGCCTGCGAAACGTTTTGAAGGCAATTCATTTGTACCCTACGTCATCTGAACTTTGGACAGTTTTGTTAAATACCATATACTGCCGGGGCGACATTGAAGATGCAGAGTTAATAAAAAGTCATATAAAATTtgttgtaaacaatttaaatcctaatgaaattttaaaatgtaatcttttaaaattagaaaCTCATATTccgtaa